From Triticum aestivum cultivar Chinese Spring chromosome 4A, IWGSC CS RefSeq v2.1, whole genome shotgun sequence, a single genomic window includes:
- the LOC123083855 gene encoding probable protein S-acyltransferase 6, with the protein MARRRWSVEAAWQSVTVAVQGGLPSPMYSTQCLKRKEEKSFVLLTFLHLSPHPNSGPLARGHAAEVSSRAEITCAPEMKGRTLFKSPLPSNHVSDASSSAGAGTTHRLYQVWRGRNKFLCGGRCIFGPDANSIFLSVSLIMTPLALFVAFVSFRLAELMGKPLGPFVPRTAMAVGAFDLLVLVLTSGRDPGIIPRNTKPPDPEDVQLDGLASPVTGAPSSGTLPPTRDVYVNGMVVKVKYCHTCMLYRPPRCSHCSVCNNCVERFDHHCPWVGQCIGKRNYRFFFMFISSTTFLCLYVFVFCWVNLVLIARKYGCSLGGAIVESPVSGFLIFYTFITSWFVGGLTAFHTYLASTNQTTYENFRYRYEGKSNPYNRGAARNLVEIFLSPIPASKNDFRQMVVVDPDTLLYGPPSMAYSYSFGMLSASKKSFNTQASLSFDMGKPSFDLGAGYSVKRTSIGSSNFGDIYNPTGDGVEGAEHQQPRHNIFGGGRFQGSKKVAEDSESVVTNVATASYNVAG; encoded by the exons atggcgcggcggcggtggtcggtggAGGCGGCATGGCAGTCGGTGACGGTGGCGGTGCAGGGTG GTCTTCCCTCTCCTATGTATAGCACACAATGTCTCAAGAGAAAAGAAGAGAAAAGCTTTGTATTGTTGACCTTCCTCCATCTCTCACCTCACCCCAATTCTGGCCCTTTGGCAAGAGGCCATGCGGCCGAGGTGAGTTCGCGCGCGGAGATCACATGCGCACCGGAGATGAAGGGGAGGACGCTTTTCAAGAGCCCTCTCCCCAGCAACCACGTCTCCGACGCCTCCAGCTCGGCCGGCGCCGGCACCACCCACCGCCTGTACCAAGTTTGGAGGGGAAGGAAT AAATTTCTTTGTGGCGGGCGGTGCATCTTCGGCCCTGACGCCAACTCCATCTTTCTATCTGTGTCTCTCATCATGACGCCGCTCGCGCTCTTCGTGGCCTTCGTCTCGTTCCGCCTCGCCGAGCTCATGGGGAAGCCGCTCGGCCCCTTCGTTCCAAGGACAGCCATGGCCGTCGGCGCATTC GATCTTCTAGTGTTGGTGCTCACGTCAGGGCGAGATCCCGGGATCATCCCGCGGAACACGAAGCCGCCGGATCCCGAAGACGTCCAGCTGGACGGCCTGGCGTCCCCGGTGACCGGAGCGCCATCGTCGGGGACACTTCCGCCGACGCGTGACGTGTACGTGAACGGTATGGTGGTGAAGGTGAAGTACTGCCACACGTGCATGCTGTACAGGCCACCGCGCTGCTCTCACTGCTCTGTCTGCAACAATTGCGTGGAGCGCTTCGACCACCACTGCCCCTGGGTCGGCCAGTGCATCGGCAAG AGAAATTACAGGTTCTTCTTCATGTTCATCTCGTCGACGACGTTCCTTTGCCTCTACGTGTTCGTGTTCTGCTGGGTGAACCTGGTCCTCATCGCGCGGAAGTACGGGTGCAGCCTGGGCGGCGCCATCGTGGAGTCGCCGGTCTCGGGGTTCCTCATCTTCTACACCTTCATCACGTCCTGGTTCGTGGGCGGGCTCACAGCGTTCCACACCTACCTCGCCAGCACCAACCAGACCACGTACGAGAACTTCCGGTACCGGTACGAGGGAAAGTCCAACCCGTACAACCGCGGCGCGGCGCGGAACCTCGTCGAGATCTTCCTGTCGCCGATCCCCGCGAGCAAGAATGACTTCCGGCAGATGGTCGTGGTCGACCCCGACACGCTCCTGTACGGCCCGCCCTCCATGGCCTACTCCTACTCCTTCGGCATGCTGTCGGCGTCCAAGAAGAGCTTCAACACCCAAGCCAGCCTCAGCTTCGACATGGGCAAGCCGAGCTTCGACCTCGGAGCTGGATACAGCGTCAAGCGCACCAGCATCGGCTCCTCCAACTTCGGCGACATATACAATCCTACCGGTGACGGCGTGGAGGGCGCGGAGCACCAGCAGCCGCGGCACAACATCTTCGGTGGCGGGAGGTTTCAGGGAAGCAAGAAGGTGGCAGAAGACTCGGAGTCGGTCGTGACCAACGTCGCCACGGCGAGCTACAACGTCGCCGGTTGA